One region of Vallitalea okinawensis genomic DNA includes:
- a CDS encoding carbohydrate ABC transporter permease, with product MLNNLSKPTKNKQKDRTPIKKVKPKMVIIYTLLILGLFVVMYPFAFMIMNSFKTGPEIMHQPNAFPTELSFRGYIGVFQTLNIPRLFANTIFVAGSITLLNTIFASMVAYGIVKCDIPEKEILTKIILASMMIPGILLLIPTYMMMYNWEWVNTYRVLIIPAAISAYNIFLMMQFMTQIEDAYLEAARIDGSSEWLVFWKVVLPMAKPALSTVAILTFMGAWNDFFGPLLYIRDESLMTLQLALFKFQSSIPGENLEQIWAATTLITLPVVIVFFFMQKNFIKAFTGVGLK from the coding sequence ATGCTCAATAATTTAAGTAAACCGACAAAGAACAAGCAAAAAGATCGAACTCCAATAAAAAAAGTAAAACCTAAAATGGTTATTATTTATACGTTATTAATTCTAGGGCTTTTTGTTGTCATGTATCCCTTTGCTTTTATGATTATGAATTCTTTTAAAACTGGTCCTGAAATTATGCATCAACCTAATGCATTTCCAACAGAGTTATCTTTTAGAGGTTATATTGGGGTTTTTCAAACATTAAATATACCAAGATTATTTGCTAACACCATTTTTGTTGCTGGTAGTATTACATTGTTGAATACGATTTTTGCGTCCATGGTAGCATATGGTATTGTTAAGTGCGATATCCCAGAAAAAGAAATTCTAACGAAAATAATATTGGCCTCAATGATGATTCCAGGTATTTTATTACTCATACCTACATACATGATGATGTACAATTGGGAATGGGTAAATACATACCGTGTTCTTATTATACCTGCAGCAATAAGTGCTTATAATATTTTTTTGATGATGCAGTTTATGACGCAAATAGAGGATGCTTATTTAGAAGCTGCCAGAATTGATGGTAGTTCAGAGTGGTTGGTATTTTGGAAGGTGGTTTTACCCATGGCTAAACCTGCTTTATCCACAGTAGCTATACTAACTTTTATGGGAGCATGGAATGACTTTTTTGGACCATTACTTTATATTAGAGACGAGTCACTTATGACATTACAATTAGCTCTTTTTAAGTTTCAAAGCTCTATTCCAGGTGAAAACTTAGAACAAATATGGGCAGCTACCACGTTAATTACCCTTCCTGTTGTAATTGTTTTCTTTTTCATGCAAAAGAATTTTATAAAGGCATTTACAGGAGTGGGATTGAAATAG